From Bacteroides uniformis:
AATATAATAAGTGTTACAAATACACACTTTATGCCCCGACACTCTTGCAAATGTCGAAAAAGTCCGTACCTTTGCAATGTGTTTTTCATAGTATTAGATTTAAGGTTAACAAAGGTTGGAGTACAGCGGTACTCCTTTTTTTATGCCCATACGTACCGTCCCGGTTCTCCAATAAAATTTTCACATAAAATGCAAGGCAACTTTTTATATCCATTTAGTTTTTGGCTATCTTTGCACTGCTTTTGGCGGGCATAGGCACGCATAAAGCAGCTTAACTAACAATAAATCAATAATTAAAAACAGAAAATTATGGCAATGCATACATGGTTTGAATGTAAGATCCGTTACGAGAAAACAATGGAAAATGGAATGAACAAGAAGGTGACCGAACCGTACCTGGTAGATGCCCTCAGTTTTACGGAAGCGGAAGCACGCATCATCGAAGAGATGACGCCGTTCATTTCGGGAGAGTTCACCGTATCGGACATCAAACGTGCCAACTATAGCGAATTGTTCCCCAGCGAAGAGGAAGCTGCCGACCGCTGGTTTAAATGTAAACTGGTTTTCATCACACTGGACGAGAAAAGCGGTGCGGAAAAGAAAACCTCTACCCAGGTATTGGTGCAGGCTGCCGACCTGCGTGATGCAGTGAAGAAACTGGATGAGGGCATGAAAGGCACAATGGCCGACTATCAGATAGCATCTGTAGCGGAAACCGCCATTATGGATGTATATCCGTACAGTGCAGAGCCCGACGACAAACCGGAAGTTTAATTTAAGTTATGAGTTATAAGTTATGAGTTATTATTGCGACCCATAACTTATAACTCATAACTCATAACTCAAAAAAAAGATGATTGCAGAGAATTTAAAACAAGTACTGAGCGAACTGCCTGGAAAGGTACGGCTGGTGGCTGTTTCCAAATTTCACCCCAACGAGGCGATAGAAGAAGCATATCGTGCCGGCCAGCGTGTGTTCGGAGAAAGTAAGGTGCAGGAAATGACTGCCAAATACGAAAGTCTGCCCAAAGACATAGAATGGCATTTCATCGGGCATCTGCAAACAAACAAAATAAAATATATCGTTCCTTACGTAGCGCTGATTCATGGCATAGACTCCTACAAGCTGTTGGCCGAAGTGGACAAGCAGGCTGCCAAAGCCGGAAAAACCGTCAACTGCCTGCTACAGCTGCACATTGCCCGGGAAGAGACCAAGTTTGGATTCAGCTTTGACGAATGCCGGGAAATGCTGGCAGCCGGTGAATGGAGAGAGCTCAAGCATATCCGGATATGCGGATTGATGGGCATGGCCACGAATACGGACAATGACGAACAAATCAAAACTGAGTTTTGTTCTTTAAGTAGCTTCTTCAATGAAGTGAAAGCCAAGTGGTTTGCCGATGCAGAGTCATTCCGGGAACTGTCCATGGGAATGTCTCACGATTACCACGAGGCCATTGCAGCCGGGAGCACCTTGATACGTGTAGGAAGCAAGATTTTTGGAGAAAGAAACTATTAACCATAAAAAATCATTATCATGGCAACATTAGAAACTACTTTTGCAGGGCTGAAACTCAAAAACCCCATTATTGTCAGTAGCTCCGGACTGACGGACAGCGCCGCCAAGAACCAGAAACTATCTGAGGCCGGCGCAGGTGCCATTGTGCTAAAATCACTCTTTGAAGAGCAAATCATGATGGAGGCTGACTGGATGGGAGACCCGAACATGTACCCCGAAGGCAGTGACTACCTTGTAGGATATATCCGCGAACATAAGCTGGGTGAATATCTGAACCTGATTAAGGAAAGCAAAAAGGTTTGCAATATCCCCATCATAGCCAGCATCAACTGCTATCAGAATGCCGACTGGGTGGAATTTGCCACCAAAATAGAAGAAGCTGGTGCAGACGCACTGGAAATCAATATCCTTGCACTGCAGACGGATGTACAGTATACGTATGGAACCTTCGAGCAGCGCCACATCGACATCCTAAGCCACATCAAGAAGACGGTCAAGATACCCGTCATCATGAAGCTGGGTGACAACCTGACCAATCCGATAGCTCTGATAGACCAGCTGTATGCCAACGGTGCCGCCGCAGTAGTGCTGTTCAACCGCTTCTACCAGCCGGACATCAACATTGAGAAAATGATACAAGTATCCGGTAACGTATTCAGCAATGAATCCGATTTGTCTAAAGCCCTGCGCTGGATAGGCATCGCTTCGGCAGCCGTAAACAAGCTGGACTATGCCGCTTCCGGTGGTATTCACTCGCCCGAAGGCGTTGTCAAGGCAATATTGGCAGGTGCTTCGGCCGTAGAGATATGCAGTGTGCTTTATCAGAATTCAGCTACCATCATTGAGGAGTATATCCGTTTCCTCAACTTGTGGATGGACCGCAAAGGTATGGAAACCATCAGCCAGTTCAAAGGTATTCTGAACGTAAACGACCCGAAGGGGGTCAATACCTTCGAACGTACACAGTTCCTGAAATACTTCTCTTCACATGAATGAGACAAAAGACTGACAAGAAGACAATAAAATTGAAAGGGTGATAACACTACAATGACGTTATCACCCTTTCATTTTATACTATACCGCTATCTTTTTATTTCTTCTTATCCAGCGCCTCAAAGCAGGAATTCTTGCTTACGAACTCCGGAACAATATCCTTCATGGCAGCAACAATTTTCATCTGGTCATAGGTGTAACTTACATCAATCAGTTTCTGGATACGCTCCTTCACCTCGTCATAGTCATACTCACGCACCGTAGCAATCATAATCTTCTCATGATAGGTGGGCTTTGTAAGCTCCTTCACATTCAAGAGTTCTTCGTAGAGCTTCTCGCCATGACGGAGACCGGTAAATTCAATCTTCACATCCGTACGTCCAGAAAGGCTGATCATACGCTTGGCAAGGTCCACAATCTTCACCGGCTTACCCATGTCGAAGATGTAGATTTCACCGCCGTTGCCCATACTGCCGGCCTCAAGAACAAGGCGGCAAGCTTCGGGAATGGTCATGAAGTAACGGATTATCTCAGGATGGGTCACCGTCACCGGACCGCCACGCTGAATCTGGTCGCGGAAACGGGGAATGACAGAACCGTTGGAACCCAGCACATTGCCGAAACGCGTAGTGATGAACTGAGTGGCATGGCCTCCCTCCTTCTGCAACTTCTTCGCAAGAGACTGCACATAAATCTCGCAAATACGCTTGGAACAGCCCATCACGTTTGTAGGGTTAACAGCCTTGTCCGTAGAAATCATCACAAACTTCTCGGCACCGTATTTCACGGCAAGATCGGCAACGGTGCGCGTGCCGAATACGTTCACCTGGATGGACTCGGAAACGTTGTCCTCCATCATCGGCACATGCTTGTAGGCGGCCGCATGGAAAATATACTGGGGCTTGAACTCCCTGAAGATATCCTCCATGCGCGTGGCATTGGAGATGTCGGCTATGATGGTCTCGGCATCGATGTCGCGCCAACGGTCCTGAAGTTCCAGACGGATGTCGTGCAGAGGGGTCTCGGCCTGGTCCACTAAAATAAGTTTATAGGGATTGAACGAAGCCACCTGGCGCATGATTTCACTGCCGATGGAGCCGGCGGCGCCCGTAATCATCACACGCTTGCCCTCCAGATGAGAGGCAACCTTATGGATATCTATCTCGATAGGATTGCGCTGAAGCAGGTCCTCAATCTGAATTTCCTTCAACTGTGTGCGGCTCAGCGCCTGACCGTTCCACTCGCTCAAAGGAGGCGCAGTCATCAGTTTGATGTTGTGCACCAGCAGGCGGTCAGCCATGTCGGACTTCTTCAGTTCCTCCATCTTGGCAGGAGAAATGATGATGGTCTGCACATCGCGGTCGTTCAGCACATCAATCAGCGTATCATCGTTGGGGAACACCCTGACACCCATCATCACCTTGTTGATAAGCTCAGGTTCGTCCGCAATGAA
This genomic window contains:
- a CDS encoding DUF4494 domain-containing protein, with amino-acid sequence MAMHTWFECKIRYEKTMENGMNKKVTEPYLVDALSFTEAEARIIEEMTPFISGEFTVSDIKRANYSELFPSEEEAADRWFKCKLVFITLDEKSGAEKKTSTQVLVQAADLRDAVKKLDEGMKGTMADYQIASVAETAIMDVYPYSAEPDDKPEV
- a CDS encoding YggS family pyridoxal phosphate-dependent enzyme; the encoded protein is MIAENLKQVLSELPGKVRLVAVSKFHPNEAIEEAYRAGQRVFGESKVQEMTAKYESLPKDIEWHFIGHLQTNKIKYIVPYVALIHGIDSYKLLAEVDKQAAKAGKTVNCLLQLHIAREETKFGFSFDECREMLAAGEWRELKHIRICGLMGMATNTDNDEQIKTEFCSLSSFFNEVKAKWFADAESFRELSMGMSHDYHEAIAAGSTLIRVGSKIFGERNY
- a CDS encoding dihydroorotate dehydrogenase-like protein, which codes for MATLETTFAGLKLKNPIIVSSSGLTDSAAKNQKLSEAGAGAIVLKSLFEEQIMMEADWMGDPNMYPEGSDYLVGYIREHKLGEYLNLIKESKKVCNIPIIASINCYQNADWVEFATKIEEAGADALEINILALQTDVQYTYGTFEQRHIDILSHIKKTVKIPVIMKLGDNLTNPIALIDQLYANGAAAVVLFNRFYQPDINIEKMIQVSGNVFSNESDLSKALRWIGIASAAVNKLDYAASGGIHSPEGVVKAILAGASAVEICSVLYQNSATIIEEYIRFLNLWMDRKGMETISQFKGILNVNDPKGVNTFERTQFLKYFSSHE
- a CDS encoding polysaccharide biosynthesis protein, translating into MKRNFFHRYLSAKVLPIWTILLIDVFIIVISSLLAYALRYDFRSIFLESSTIDKTILWTVVVNLIFFRVFRTYSNVLRFSSFVDIMRIFVSLTVSYALLMITSVLTESYLEFNLAPVSVLFMSYIISFAMMACSRVIVKTFFEALNFDGTHSANVFIYGAKEAGVNIAKALRVNLRNHYRLRGFIADEPELINKVMMGVRVFPNDDTLIDVLNDRDVQTIIISPAKMEELKKSDMADRLLVHNIKLMTAPPLSEWNGQALSRTQLKEIQIEDLLQRNPIEIDIHKVASHLEGKRVMITGAAGSIGSEIMRQVASFNPYKLILVDQAETPLHDIRLELQDRWRDIDAETIIADISNATRMEDIFREFKPQYIFHAAAYKHVPMMEDNVSESIQVNVFGTRTVADLAVKYGAEKFVMISTDKAVNPTNVMGCSKRICEIYVQSLAKKLQKEGGHATQFITTRFGNVLGSNGSVIPRFRDQIQRGGPVTVTHPEIIRYFMTIPEACRLVLEAGSMGNGGEIYIFDMGKPVKIVDLAKRMISLSGRTDVKIEFTGLRHGEKLYEELLNVKELTKPTYHEKIMIATVREYDYDEVKERIQKLIDVSYTYDQMKIVAAMKDIVPEFVSKNSCFEALDKKK